The proteins below come from a single Micromonospora citrea genomic window:
- a CDS encoding MarR family winged helix-turn-helix transcriptional regulator: MELIQLRDVPLGRLLVVAGHVARQRWNRYLAEEHGLTQAGTATLMTLAEHGELPHRTVAERCFVRPATLTGIVDTLERDGLVERQRDETDRRSVKLVLSPAGRARVDALNAVIRSGTPLTSVDADPAKAAVIRQFLLEVIGNADPGTTGEVPGC, encoded by the coding sequence ATGGAACTGATCCAGCTACGGGACGTGCCCCTCGGGCGCCTGCTCGTGGTCGCCGGGCACGTCGCCAGGCAGCGGTGGAACCGTTACCTCGCCGAGGAACACGGGCTCACCCAGGCCGGAACGGCGACCCTGATGACCCTCGCCGAGCACGGCGAGCTGCCGCACCGCACCGTGGCCGAGCGGTGCTTCGTCCGCCCGGCCACCCTGACCGGCATCGTCGACACCCTCGAACGCGACGGCCTGGTCGAACGCCAGCGCGACGAGACCGACCGGCGCAGCGTCAAGCTCGTCCTCAGCCCGGCCGGCCGGGCACGGGTCGACGCGCTCAACGCCGTGATCCGCTCCGGCACCCCCCTGACCTCGGTCGACGCCGACCCGGCCAAGGCGGCGGTGATCCGCCAGTTCCTCCTGGAGGTCATCGGCAACGCCGACCCCGGCACGACGGGTGAGGTGCCGGGATGCTGA
- a CDS encoding TetR/AcrR family transcriptional regulator: protein MTGTRGYHHGDLRRTLLAAAVQVIEESGPAALSLRDLARRAGVSHAAPAHHFGDKAGLLTALATEGFDLLAKALRDAGDLLDGGVAYVDFAVSHRAHFEVMFRPDLYRTDAEEVVAARERAGDALRAGVAGLPEARPTAEDPQGDALAAWSIVHGFATLWLAGALPERVGNDPRAAARAVIHRLFPEP from the coding sequence ATGACCGGAACGCGCGGCTACCACCACGGCGACCTGCGTCGCACCCTGCTTGCCGCGGCGGTGCAGGTGATCGAGGAGTCCGGCCCGGCGGCGCTGAGCCTGCGGGACCTGGCCCGTCGGGCGGGCGTGTCGCATGCCGCTCCGGCGCACCACTTCGGCGACAAGGCCGGCCTGCTCACCGCCCTCGCCACGGAGGGCTTCGACCTGCTCGCGAAGGCGCTGCGCGACGCGGGCGACCTGCTGGACGGCGGCGTCGCGTACGTCGACTTCGCCGTCAGCCACCGGGCGCACTTCGAGGTGATGTTCCGGCCGGACCTCTACCGCACCGACGCCGAGGAGGTGGTTGCGGCCCGCGAGCGGGCCGGCGACGCGCTGCGCGCCGGCGTCGCCGGGCTGCCCGAGGCGCGGCCGACGGCGGAGGACCCGCAGGGTGACGCCCTGGCCGCGTGGTCGATCGTGCACGGCTTCGCCACGCTCTGGCTCGCCGGCGCGCTGCCGGAGCGCGTCGGCAACGACCCCCGGGCGGCGGCCCGCGCGGTCATCCACCGCCTCTTCCCGGAGCCCTGA
- a CDS encoding ABC transporter permease — MKLARDTWLIFQRQLQLLLRNPVWVFVGVFQPVMYLLLFAPLLKPALNAPTQAEAYKIFVPGLLVLLAIFGGLFQGFGLIAELRAGVIERSRVTPVSRLALLLGRSLRDVVSLIVQAVIITLLALLFDLRVFIGDLLLAYLMLALIALMTSAVSYGVALKVKSEDALAPLMNTVAQPVLLLSGILLPLTFAPGWLQGIADWNPFSWAVDGTRALFAGELGDDKVWQGLTIIAVLAAAGVVWAARQFARTVR; from the coding sequence GTGAAACTCGCCCGTGACACTTGGCTGATCTTCCAGCGCCAGCTCCAGCTGCTGCTGCGCAACCCCGTCTGGGTCTTCGTCGGCGTCTTCCAGCCGGTGATGTACCTGCTGCTCTTCGCCCCGCTGCTCAAGCCGGCGCTGAACGCGCCCACCCAGGCGGAGGCCTACAAGATCTTCGTACCCGGCCTGCTGGTGCTGCTGGCCATCTTCGGCGGCCTGTTCCAGGGCTTCGGCCTGATCGCCGAGCTGCGCGCCGGGGTCATCGAACGCTCCCGGGTCACCCCGGTCAGCCGGCTCGCCCTGCTGCTCGGCCGCTCCCTGCGGGACGTGGTGTCGCTGATCGTGCAGGCCGTCATCATCACCCTGCTCGCGCTCCTGTTCGACCTGCGCGTCTTCATCGGCGACCTGCTCCTGGCGTACCTCATGCTCGCCCTGATCGCGCTGATGACCTCGGCCGTCTCCTACGGCGTCGCGCTCAAGGTCAAGAGCGAGGACGCGCTGGCCCCGCTGATGAACACCGTGGCGCAGCCCGTGCTGCTGCTCTCCGGCATCCTGCTGCCGCTCACCTTCGCCCCCGGCTGGTTGCAGGGCATCGCCGACTGGAACCCGTTCTCCTGGGCGGTCGACGGCACCCGCGCCCTCTTCGCCGGCGAACTCGGCGACGACAAGGTCTGGCAGGGGCTGACCATCATCGCGGTGCTCGCCGCGGCCGGCGTCGTCTGGGCGGCCCGGCAGTTCGCCCGCACCGTCCGCTGA
- a CDS encoding ABC transporter ATP-binding protein, whose amino-acid sequence MLIRLLRTHLRPYHRPLAAVVLLQFVGTMASLYLPSLNADIIDLGVARGDTGYIVRTGGWMLAVSLVQIVCSVAAVYLGARTAMGFGRDVRAAVFGHVNRFSAREVARFGAPSLITRNTNDVQQVQMLVLMSCTMLVAAPIMSVGGVVMALREDLGLSWLMLVSVPALAVALWLVIRRMVPGFRLMQTRIDTVNRVLREQITGIRVVRAFVREPYETERFATANADLTATALRTGRLMALIFPVVMLVLNVSSVAVLWFGAQRVDAGAIQVGALTAFLQYLMQILMAVMMATFMLMMVPRAAVCAERIVEVLDTDSSVVPAPRPVTEVSAHAELELRGVGFQYPGAAAPVLRDVSFRVTPGTTTAIIGSTGAGKTTLLSLVPRLVDVTAGAVLVDGVDVRDLAPDELWRRIGLVPQKPYLFTGTVASNLRYGNPDATDDDLWAALEIAQARDFVEAMPEGLASPIAQGGTNVSGGQRQRLAIARALVRRPEIYLFDDSFSALDLGTDARLRAALRPVTADAAVVIVAQRVSTIVGADQIIVLENGGVVGMGRHDELLDTCPTYAEIVASQNTAGVPA is encoded by the coding sequence ATGCTGATCCGACTGCTGCGCACCCACCTGCGGCCGTACCACCGCCCGCTGGCGGCGGTGGTGCTGCTCCAGTTCGTCGGCACCATGGCGTCGCTCTACCTGCCCAGCCTCAACGCCGACATCATCGACCTGGGCGTGGCCCGGGGCGACACCGGCTACATCGTCCGCACCGGCGGCTGGATGCTCGCGGTCAGCCTGGTGCAGATCGTCTGCTCGGTCGCCGCCGTCTACCTCGGCGCGCGCACCGCGATGGGCTTCGGCCGGGACGTACGGGCCGCGGTGTTCGGGCACGTCAACCGCTTCTCCGCCCGCGAGGTGGCCCGCTTCGGCGCGCCCTCGCTGATCACCCGCAACACCAACGACGTCCAGCAGGTGCAGATGCTCGTGCTGATGAGCTGCACCATGCTGGTCGCCGCGCCGATCATGAGCGTCGGCGGCGTGGTGATGGCGCTGCGCGAGGACCTCGGGCTCTCCTGGCTGATGCTGGTCAGCGTGCCCGCGCTGGCCGTCGCGCTGTGGCTGGTCATCCGGCGGATGGTGCCGGGCTTCCGCCTCATGCAGACCCGCATCGACACGGTCAACCGGGTGCTGCGCGAGCAGATCACCGGCATCCGGGTGGTCCGGGCGTTCGTCCGGGAGCCGTACGAGACGGAGCGCTTCGCCACCGCGAACGCCGACCTGACCGCGACGGCCCTGCGCACCGGCCGGCTGATGGCGTTGATCTTCCCCGTGGTGATGCTGGTGCTCAACGTCTCCAGCGTCGCGGTGCTCTGGTTCGGCGCCCAGCGGGTCGACGCGGGGGCGATCCAGGTCGGCGCGCTCACCGCGTTCCTGCAATACCTGATGCAGATCCTGATGGCCGTCATGATGGCCACCTTCATGCTGATGATGGTGCCGCGGGCGGCGGTCTGCGCGGAGCGGATCGTCGAGGTGCTGGACACCGACTCCTCCGTGGTGCCGGCGCCCCGCCCGGTGACCGAGGTGTCGGCGCACGCCGAGCTGGAGCTGCGCGGCGTGGGCTTCCAGTACCCGGGGGCGGCCGCGCCGGTGCTGCGGGACGTGTCGTTCCGGGTGACGCCCGGGACGACCACGGCGATCATCGGCAGCACCGGGGCCGGCAAGACCACCCTGCTGTCGCTCGTCCCCCGGCTGGTCGACGTGACCGCCGGCGCGGTGCTGGTCGACGGCGTCGACGTACGCGACCTGGCGCCGGACGAGCTGTGGCGCCGGATCGGGCTGGTGCCGCAGAAGCCCTACCTGTTCACCGGGACGGTGGCGAGCAACCTGCGCTACGGCAACCCGGACGCGACCGACGACGACCTGTGGGCCGCGCTGGAGATCGCCCAGGCGCGCGACTTCGTCGAGGCGATGCCGGAAGGGCTGGCGTCACCGATCGCGCAGGGCGGCACGAACGTCTCCGGCGGCCAGCGGCAACGGCTGGCGATCGCCCGGGCCCTGGTGCGCCGGCCGGAGATCTACCTCTTCGACGACTCGTTCTCCGCGCTCGACCTCGGCACCGACGCGCGGCTGCGGGCGGCCCTGCGCCCCGTCACGGCGGACGCCGCCGTGGTGATCGTGGCGCAGCGGGTCTCCACCATCGTCGGTGCCGACCAGATCATCGTGCTGGAGAACGGGGGCGTGGTCGGGATGGGCCGACACGACGAACTGCTGGACACCTGCCCGACGTACGCCGAGATCGTGGCGTCCCAGAACACGGCGGGGGTGCCCGCGTGA
- a CDS encoding LysR family transcriptional regulator ArgP: MLDTTQLRTFAAVVREGSFEAAAHALHVTPSAVSQRMKALEQAVGQVLVRRTKPCQATDAGRPLLRLAGQVALLEREALDAARPPTTGGAAPTRVTVVANGDSLGTWFVGALARLPAELALLFDVRRDDEDHTAELIRDGTAMAAVTAQREAVQGCRVERLGAMRYVALARTGFAARHFPDGLTEAALAAAPMMAFDRKDQLQHRFARTVTRRRIDPPVHYVPSFDGFNEAVRLGLGWGMVPERIARADIAAGRCVDLGAGRHLDRPLYWQHWRVDSTTLDALTAAVRAVARTELR; this comes from the coding sequence ATGCTGGACACCACGCAGCTCCGGACGTTCGCCGCGGTGGTCCGCGAGGGCAGCTTCGAGGCGGCCGCGCACGCCCTGCACGTCACCCCGTCGGCCGTCAGCCAGCGGATGAAGGCGTTGGAGCAGGCCGTCGGGCAGGTGCTGGTCCGCCGGACGAAGCCGTGCCAGGCCACCGACGCGGGCCGGCCGCTGCTGCGGCTGGCCGGGCAGGTGGCCCTGCTGGAGCGGGAGGCGCTGGACGCCGCCCGCCCTCCGACGACGGGCGGCGCCGCCCCCACCCGGGTGACCGTCGTGGCGAACGGTGACTCGCTCGGCACCTGGTTCGTCGGCGCGCTGGCGCGGCTTCCCGCCGAGCTGGCGCTCCTGTTCGACGTCCGCCGGGACGACGAGGACCACACGGCGGAGCTGATCCGCGACGGCACGGCGATGGCGGCGGTGACCGCGCAGCGCGAGGCCGTCCAGGGGTGCCGGGTGGAACGGCTGGGGGCGATGCGGTACGTCGCGCTCGCCCGGACCGGGTTCGCGGCCCGGCACTTCCCCGACGGCCTCACCGAGGCCGCCCTCGCGGCGGCGCCGATGATGGCGTTCGACCGCAAGGACCAGCTCCAGCACAGGTTCGCCCGCACCGTCACGCGGCGCCGGATCGACCCGCCGGTGCATTACGTGCCGTCCTTCGACGGCTTCAACGAGGCGGTGCGGCTGGGCCTGGGGTGGGGGATGGTGCCGGAGCGGATCGCCCGCGCCGACATCGCGGCGGGCCGCTGCGTCGACCTCGGCGCCGGGCGTCACCTGGACCGCCCGTTGTACTGGCAGCACTGGCGGGTGGACTCCACCACCCTGGACGCGCTGACCGCCGCCGTCCGGGCGGTCGCCCGCACCGAACTGCGCTGA
- a CDS encoding PadR family transcriptional regulator produces MMILGLVRWMQPVHGYDVRRELLSWNADKWANVQPGSIYHALRKLTREGLLREVATEQVGARPARTTYEVTRKGEEEFETLLRGLWWQLHEPPDPFAAAFSFLPAMPREEAAAALRNRANLLRAGVEWMRASLSSDWMRDTRPVHVGWMFELWAARSEAEISWCERIAERIESGVSYLPEGMERAEGWEGWEERLPPRRPDGE; encoded by the coding sequence ATGATGATCCTCGGGCTGGTGCGGTGGATGCAGCCCGTGCACGGCTACGACGTACGCCGCGAGCTGCTCAGCTGGAACGCCGACAAGTGGGCGAACGTGCAGCCCGGTTCGATCTACCACGCCCTGCGCAAGCTGACCCGGGAGGGGCTGCTGCGCGAGGTGGCCACCGAGCAGGTGGGCGCCCGCCCGGCCCGCACCACGTACGAGGTGACGCGCAAGGGGGAGGAGGAGTTCGAGACGCTGCTGCGCGGCCTGTGGTGGCAGCTGCACGAGCCGCCGGACCCGTTCGCGGCGGCCTTCTCGTTCCTGCCCGCGATGCCGCGCGAGGAAGCGGCAGCGGCCCTGCGCAACCGAGCGAACCTGCTGCGCGCCGGTGTCGAGTGGATGCGTGCCTCGTTGAGTTCTGACTGGATGCGTGACACCAGGCCCGTGCACGTCGGGTGGATGTTCGAGCTCTGGGCGGCCCGCTCGGAGGCGGAGATCTCCTGGTGCGAGCGGATCGCGGAACGCATCGAGTCCGGGGTGTCGTACCTGCCCGAGGGGATGGAACGGGCGGAGGGTTGGGAGGGCTGGGAGGAGCGGCTGCCACCCCGGCGGCCGGACGGCGAATAA
- a CDS encoding acetyl/propionyl/methylcrotonyl-CoA carboxylase subunit alpha, translating to MRKVLIANRGEIAVRVIRACRDAGLGSVAVYADSDRDALHASLADEAYALGGDTATETYLRIDKLLEVAAKAGADAVHPGYGFLSENADFAQAVIDAGLTWIGPTPQAIRDLGDKVTARHIAQRAGAPLVPGTPDPVGGPDEVLAFAVDHGLPVAIKAAFGGGGRGLKVARTMEEIPHLFESATREAVAAFGRGECFVERYLDKPRHVEAQVLADQHGNVIVVGTRDCSLQRRHQKLVEEAPAPFLTDAQRAQIHDSAKAICREAGYHGAGTVEYLVGADGTISFLEVNTRLQVEHPVTEETAGIDLVREQFRIADGEKLRFTEDPTPRGHAIEFRINGEDPGRNFLPAPGTVTALRLPTGPGVRVDTGISAGDVIGGNFDSLLAKVIVTGETRTEALERARRALDEMVVEGMATALPFHRLVIRDEAFTAEPFTVHTRWIETEFDNTVPPFTAAAGAAEEPAGRETVVVEVGGKRLEVVLPAGLGGGTTSAAPAARKPARRGGGAKAGAAVSGDALTSPMQGTIVKIAVADGDTVAEGDLVVVLEAMKMEQPLHAHRAGTVSGLAADVGAVISAGAVICTIA from the coding sequence GTGCGCAAGGTACTCATCGCCAACCGCGGCGAGATCGCCGTCCGCGTCATCCGCGCCTGCCGCGACGCCGGCCTGGGCAGCGTCGCCGTCTACGCGGACTCCGACCGGGACGCCCTGCACGCCAGCCTCGCCGACGAGGCGTACGCCCTCGGCGGGGACACCGCGACCGAAACGTACCTGCGCATCGACAAGCTGCTGGAGGTCGCCGCGAAGGCCGGGGCCGACGCGGTCCACCCCGGCTACGGCTTCCTCTCGGAGAACGCCGACTTCGCCCAGGCCGTCATCGACGCCGGGCTGACCTGGATCGGCCCCACCCCGCAGGCCATCCGCGACCTCGGCGACAAGGTGACCGCCCGGCACATCGCCCAGCGCGCCGGTGCCCCCCTGGTCCCCGGCACCCCCGACCCGGTCGGCGGCCCCGACGAGGTGCTCGCGTTCGCCGTCGACCACGGCCTGCCGGTCGCCATCAAGGCCGCCTTCGGCGGCGGCGGGCGCGGCCTGAAGGTGGCCCGCACGATGGAGGAGATCCCGCACCTGTTCGAGTCGGCCACCCGCGAGGCGGTCGCCGCGTTCGGCCGGGGCGAGTGCTTCGTCGAGCGCTACCTCGACAAGCCCCGCCACGTCGAGGCGCAGGTGCTGGCCGACCAGCACGGCAACGTGATCGTGGTCGGCACCCGGGACTGCTCGCTGCAGCGCCGGCACCAGAAGCTGGTCGAGGAGGCCCCCGCGCCGTTCCTCACCGACGCGCAGCGCGCCCAGATCCACGACAGCGCCAAGGCGATCTGCCGGGAGGCCGGCTACCACGGCGCCGGCACGGTCGAATACCTCGTCGGCGCCGACGGCACCATCTCCTTCCTGGAGGTCAACACCCGCCTCCAGGTCGAGCACCCGGTCACCGAGGAGACCGCCGGCATCGACCTGGTCCGCGAGCAGTTCCGCATCGCCGACGGCGAGAAGCTGCGCTTCACCGAGGACCCGACGCCCCGTGGGCACGCCATCGAGTTCCGGATCAACGGCGAGGACCCGGGCCGCAACTTCCTGCCCGCCCCCGGCACGGTCACCGCGCTGCGGCTGCCCACCGGCCCCGGCGTGCGGGTGGACACCGGCATCTCGGCCGGCGACGTGATCGGCGGCAACTTCGACTCGCTGCTGGCCAAGGTCATCGTCACGGGCGAGACCCGTACCGAGGCGCTGGAGCGGGCCCGCCGGGCGCTCGACGAGATGGTCGTCGAGGGCATGGCCACCGCGCTGCCGTTCCACCGGCTGGTCATCCGGGACGAGGCGTTCACCGCCGAGCCGTTCACCGTGCACACCCGGTGGATCGAGACCGAGTTCGACAACACCGTCCCGCCGTTCACGGCCGCCGCCGGCGCCGCCGAGGAACCGGCCGGGCGCGAGACCGTCGTGGTCGAGGTGGGCGGCAAGCGGCTCGAGGTGGTCCTGCCCGCCGGCCTCGGCGGGGGTACGACCAGCGCCGCGCCCGCCGCCCGCAAGCCGGCCCGCCGGGGCGGCGGAGCCAAGGCCGGCGCCGCCGTCAGCGGCGACGCGCTCACCTCGCCGATGCAGGGCACCATCGTCAAGATCGCCGTCGCCGACGGGGACACCGTCGCCGAGGGCGACCTGGTCGTGGTGCTGGAGGCGATGAAGATGGAGCAGCCGCTGCACGCCCACCGGGCCGGCACGGTCAGCGGCCTCGCCGCCGATGTCGGCGCGGTGATCAGCGCCGGCGCGGTCATCTGCACCATCGCCTGA
- a CDS encoding LysE/ArgO family amino acid transporter produces the protein MAGSAAAGFSLAIALIAAIGAQNAFVLRQGLRREHVLPVVAVCAASDALLISVGIAGMGTATAEHPTALAAVRWLGAAFLLGYAVLAARRALRPDGLSPADRPPATLGATLLACLAFTYLNPHVYLDTVLLLGGVARQHPHHWVFGAGAALASVVWFTAIGAAAHRLAPVLARPAAWRVLDGLVAIVMTATAAGLALG, from the coding sequence GTGGCCGGTTCCGCCGCCGCCGGCTTCTCCCTCGCCATCGCGCTGATCGCCGCCATCGGCGCGCAGAACGCCTTCGTCCTGCGGCAGGGCCTGCGCCGCGAGCACGTGCTGCCCGTGGTCGCCGTCTGCGCCGCCTCCGACGCGCTGCTCATCTCGGTCGGCATCGCCGGCATGGGCACCGCCACGGCGGAGCACCCCACCGCCCTGGCCGCCGTCCGCTGGCTGGGGGCCGCGTTCCTGCTCGGGTACGCCGTGCTGGCCGCCCGCCGCGCGCTGCGCCCCGACGGCCTCTCCCCCGCCGACCGGCCGCCGGCCACCCTCGGGGCGACGCTGCTGGCCTGCCTCGCCTTCACCTATCTCAACCCGCACGTGTACCTCGACACGGTGCTCCTGCTCGGCGGGGTGGCACGCCAGCACCCGCACCACTGGGTCTTCGGCGCGGGCGCGGCGCTCGCGAGCGTGGTGTGGTTCACCGCCATCGGCGCCGCCGCCCACCGGCTCGCGCCCGTGCTTGCCCGCCCGGCGGCCTGGCGGGTGCTCGACGGCCTGGTCGCCATCGTGATGACCGCCACGGCGGCGGGGCTGGCGCTGGGCTGA
- a CDS encoding ATP-binding cassette domain-containing protein produces MIETRGLRKSFRSREGRQTKTVDAVRGVNLEVAEGEIFGFLGPNGAGKTTTLRMLATLIEPDGGEASIAGADLRKDPAEVRRRIGYVAQGGSTWDESTAREELVLHARMYGIGKAEAHRRASRALDAFQLSEYADRKCKTYSGGQRRRVEIALGIIHEPRIVFLDEPTTGLDPQSRAHMWDEIRRLRTDGMTVFITTHYLDEADALCDRIAIMDHGEVVAEGTPADLKREISGDVVLVGLDAAATPQAAQLLDSEPYVNKLETVEEGGLRLYVDEGATAIPQILRRVDTAGLALNSIELHRPSLDDVFLTKTGRSLRES; encoded by the coding sequence ATGATCGAGACCAGGGGGTTGCGGAAGTCGTTCCGCTCCCGCGAGGGTCGCCAGACGAAGACCGTCGACGCGGTGCGCGGCGTCAACCTGGAGGTCGCCGAGGGGGAGATCTTCGGTTTCCTCGGCCCCAACGGTGCGGGCAAGACCACCACCCTGCGCATGCTGGCCACGCTGATCGAGCCGGACGGCGGCGAGGCCAGCATCGCCGGGGCCGACCTGCGCAAGGACCCGGCCGAGGTGCGCCGCCGCATCGGCTACGTCGCCCAGGGCGGCAGCACCTGGGACGAGTCCACCGCCCGGGAGGAGCTGGTCCTTCACGCCCGGATGTACGGCATCGGCAAGGCCGAGGCGCACCGGCGGGCCAGCCGCGCCCTCGACGCCTTCCAGCTCAGCGAGTACGCCGACCGCAAGTGCAAGACCTACTCCGGCGGCCAGCGCCGGCGGGTCGAGATCGCCCTCGGCATCATCCACGAGCCGAGGATCGTCTTCCTCGACGAGCCGACCACCGGCCTCGATCCGCAGAGCCGCGCGCACATGTGGGACGAGATCCGCCGGCTGCGCACCGACGGGATGACCGTCTTCATCACCACGCACTACCTGGACGAGGCCGACGCGCTCTGCGACCGAATCGCGATCATGGACCACGGCGAGGTGGTCGCGGAAGGCACCCCGGCGGACCTGAAGCGCGAGATCTCCGGCGACGTGGTGCTGGTGGGCCTGGACGCCGCGGCCACCCCGCAGGCCGCACAACTGCTCGACAGCGAGCCCTACGTCAACAAGCTGGAGACCGTCGAGGAGGGCGGGCTGCGGCTCTACGTCGACGAGGGGGCGACCGCCATCCCGCAGATCCTGCGCCGCGTCGACACCGCCGGCCTCGCGCTCAACTCCATCGAACTGCACCGGCCCAGCCTCGACGACGTCTTCCTCACCAAGACCGGCCGCTCGCTGCGCGAGTCCTGA
- a CDS encoding GuaB1 family IMP dehydrogenase-related protein, protein MRFLHGAAPAHDLTYNDVFMAPARSEVGSRLDVDLATGDGTGTTIPLVVSNMTAVSGRRMAETVARRGAIAVIPQDIPIEVVANVVAWVKRRHLVHDTAITLGPTDTVGDAIHLLPKRSHGAVVVIDEESRPLGVVTEADTVGVDRFAQLRHVMSTELHTVPADADPRTGFDRLSAGRRRLAPVVDAEGRLVGVLTRQGALRATLYRPAVDDRGRLRIAAAVGINGDVTGKARALLEAGVDTLVVDTAHGHQERMITALRAVRALDPGVPVAAGNVVTAEGVRDLVEAGADIVKVGVGPGAMCTTRMMTGVGRPQFSAVLDCAAAARQLGRHVWADGGVRHPRDVALALAAGASNVMIGSWFAGTYESPGDLYTDADGRRYKESFGMASARAVSARTADDSAYDRARKAVFEEGISSARMYLDPARPGVEDLIDEIIAGVRSAFTYAGARDLAEFHERAVVGVQSTAGYTEGMPLPTSW, encoded by the coding sequence GTGCGGTTCCTACACGGCGCGGCTCCCGCGCACGACCTGACCTACAACGACGTCTTCATGGCCCCGGCCCGGTCCGAGGTGGGCTCACGGCTCGACGTCGACCTGGCCACCGGCGACGGCACCGGCACCACCATCCCGCTCGTCGTGTCCAACATGACCGCGGTGTCCGGTCGCCGGATGGCCGAGACAGTCGCCCGGCGCGGCGCGATCGCGGTCATCCCGCAGGACATCCCGATCGAGGTGGTGGCGAACGTCGTCGCCTGGGTCAAGCGGCGGCACCTGGTGCACGACACCGCGATCACGCTGGGCCCGACCGACACGGTCGGCGACGCCATCCATCTGCTGCCGAAGCGGTCGCACGGCGCCGTCGTGGTGATCGACGAGGAGAGCCGGCCGCTGGGCGTGGTGACCGAGGCGGACACCGTGGGCGTGGACCGCTTCGCCCAGCTCCGGCACGTCATGTCCACCGAGCTGCACACGGTGCCGGCGGACGCCGACCCGCGTACCGGCTTCGACCGGCTCTCGGCCGGCCGGCGCCGGCTCGCCCCGGTGGTGGACGCCGAGGGCCGCCTCGTCGGGGTGCTGACCCGGCAGGGCGCGCTGCGGGCGACCCTCTACCGGCCGGCCGTCGACGACCGGGGCCGGCTGCGCATCGCCGCCGCCGTGGGCATCAACGGCGACGTGACCGGCAAGGCGCGCGCCCTGCTGGAGGCCGGGGTGGACACGCTGGTCGTGGACACCGCGCACGGCCACCAGGAACGGATGATCACCGCCCTGCGGGCGGTCCGCGCGCTGGACCCCGGCGTCCCGGTCGCGGCCGGCAACGTGGTGACCGCCGAGGGCGTACGCGACCTGGTGGAGGCGGGCGCCGACATCGTCAAGGTGGGCGTCGGCCCCGGCGCGATGTGCACGACCCGGATGATGACCGGGGTGGGCCGGCCGCAGTTCTCCGCCGTGCTCGACTGCGCGGCGGCGGCCCGGCAGCTCGGCCGGCACGTCTGGGCCGACGGCGGCGTACGCCACCCGCGCGACGTGGCGCTGGCGCTGGCCGCCGGCGCGTCGAACGTGATGATCGGCTCCTGGTTCGCGGGCACGTACGAGTCCCCCGGCGACCTCTACACCGACGCCGACGGCCGCCGCTACAAGGAGAGCTTCGGCATGGCCTCGGCGCGGGCGGTCAGCGCGCGCACGGCCGACGACAGCGCGTACGACCGGGCCCGCAAGGCGGTCTTCGAGGAGGGCATCTCCTCGGCGCGGATGTACCTGGACCCGGCCCGGCCGGGCGTGGAGGACCTAATCGACGAGATCATCGCCGGGGTACGCAGCGCCTTCACCTACGCCGGCGCGCGGGACCTGGCGGAGTTCCACGAGCGGGCCGTGGTCGGCGTGCAGAGCACGGCCGGCTACACCGAGGGTATGCCGCTGCCCACGAGCTGGTGA